One Tolypothrix bouteillei VB521301 DNA window includes the following coding sequences:
- a CDS encoding CHAT domain-containing protein, with translation MSKLILFAVAQITAAVSPLALVADAANYPQTKQSQLTQVVQSPNAEQLQQGLKLYQQERFSQVVQVLQKAALQFQSQGDVLNQALALNYVALAYQQLGQLPQASKTIADSLDLLQKNPINSKEYLSIRAQALNTQGQIQIAQGKTEEALTSWEKASGLYGKIRDKEGELGSKINQSQALQALGLYRRALITLTEVNQLLQQQPNSLLKANGLLSLGNALRVVGILDQKNPKTKSIENLGSLQALQQSLAVASQLNSPELVAEIYLSLGNTAQALQKTGEAMQYYKQAAASSVSPMTRLMAQMNQLRLSVEEAKQPEDGEQKFSDQTWQQILPQIQSQLDTLPPSRKTVYARINLAQSLACLKQGTEAKKTTLNLICPQQQTKAQATTTNETPEWSGIAQILVTAVEQAKSLKDSRAEAYALGTLGGLYEQTQQWSDAQTLTQQALMLAESISASDISYRWQWQLGRILKARKDETGAIAAYTKSVANLKSLRSDLVAINRDVQFSFQEQVEPVYRELVSLLLQSQNNNPSQDTLGTARNVIESLQLAELDNFFRRACVDAQPVQIDQIDRTAAVIYPVILSDRLEVILSLPSTSTNQKSPQILRRHTVPLRQAQIEDTLDQLRQKLETRTTEEFFPLSQQVYEWIIQPIAPELEKRQVKNLVFVLDGVLRSIPMAVLHDKQKYLIEKYNVAITPGLQLLNPQPLARTQLRTIAGGLSEARGDFPPLPAVKQELDEIKSTVRQSQVLLNQEFTTDAIENAVKSLNAPVVHLATHGQFSSRAEDTFFLTYDGDVNVNELSNLLKTRETTQRGAIELLVLSACSTAAGDKRAALGIAGVAVQAGARSTLASLWVVEDDATALIMGEFYKQLNQPNISKAEAFKGAQLKLLKNPLYEHPYYWAPFILVGNWL, from the coding sequence ATGTCCAAACTTATTCTTTTCGCTGTCGCCCAAATTACCGCCGCCGTCAGCCCACTCGCTTTAGTGGCGGATGCAGCAAATTACCCACAGACTAAACAAAGTCAACTGACCCAGGTTGTTCAGTCACCGAATGCAGAACAATTGCAGCAAGGTTTGAAACTCTACCAACAAGAACGGTTCTCCCAAGTCGTGCAGGTTTTACAAAAAGCTGCCCTTCAATTCCAATCTCAAGGAGATGTTTTGAATCAAGCCTTAGCTCTAAACTATGTAGCATTGGCATATCAACAGCTCGGACAGTTACCCCAAGCAAGCAAAACGATCGCAGATAGCTTGGATTTGTTACAAAAAAATCCGATAAATTCTAAAGAGTACCTGTCAATTCGCGCTCAGGCACTTAACACTCAAGGTCAAATACAAATAGCCCAAGGGAAAACTGAAGAAGCTCTTACCAGTTGGGAGAAAGCGAGTGGTTTGTACGGAAAAATACGTGATAAGGAAGGAGAATTAGGTAGCAAGATTAACCAATCTCAGGCACTACAAGCGTTAGGGCTTTACCGTCGCGCTCTCATAACCTTAACAGAGGTGAATCAATTGTTGCAACAGCAACCTAACTCTCTGCTGAAGGCAAATGGACTGTTAAGCTTGGGTAATGCTCTTCGAGTGGTAGGAATTTTAGACCAGAAAAACCCAAAAACCAAATCCATAGAGAACCTTGGTTCCCTGCAGGCGCTACAGCAAAGTTTGGCAGTGGCTTCTCAACTAAACTCTCCAGAACTGGTGGCTGAAATTTACTTGAGTTTGGGGAACACAGCCCAAGCGCTGCAAAAAACGGGTGAAGCAATGCAGTATTACAAACAAGCTGCTGCATCTTCTGTCTCACCCATGACTCGGCTGATGGCGCAAATGAATCAACTGCGTTTATCTGTGGAAGAGGCAAAACAGCCAGAAGATGGAGAGCAAAAGTTTTCTGACCAGACTTGGCAGCAAATTTTACCTCAAATTCAATCTCAGCTTGATACATTGCCACCCAGTCGCAAGACGGTATACGCTAGGATTAATCTTGCCCAAAGTCTGGCTTGTCTCAAACAAGGAACTGAGGCAAAAAAAACGACCCTCAATTTGATTTGTCCCCAACAGCAAACAAAGGCACAAGCGACAACAACCAACGAAACTCCGGAATGGTCTGGGATCGCTCAGATATTGGTAACGGCAGTTGAGCAAGCCAAGAGTTTGAAAGACAGCCGTGCTGAAGCTTATGCCTTAGGTACATTGGGGGGGCTGTACGAGCAGACTCAGCAGTGGTCGGATGCACAAACGCTGACCCAGCAAGCGCTGATGCTAGCTGAAAGTATTTCAGCATCGGATATTAGCTATCGTTGGCAATGGCAGTTGGGACGTATACTGAAAGCTAGAAAAGATGAGACAGGAGCGATCGCAGCATATACCAAATCTGTTGCTAACCTCAAGTCTTTACGCAGCGATTTAGTTGCCATTAATCGCGATGTGCAATTTTCATTTCAAGAGCAAGTCGAGCCAGTCTATCGCGAACTGGTGAGTTTGTTATTGCAGTCACAAAACAACAACCCCAGTCAAGATACTCTTGGCACAGCCAGAAATGTGATAGAGTCACTACAACTAGCAGAACTAGATAACTTTTTCCGCAGAGCCTGTGTAGATGCACAACCCGTTCAGATTGACCAAATCGATCGGACAGCCGCAGTGATTTATCCTGTGATTTTGAGCGATCGCTTAGAAGTCATCCTTTCTCTTCCTTCCACCTCAACCAACCAAAAATCTCCGCAAATTCTACGCCGTCACACAGTTCCTCTACGCCAAGCACAAATTGAAGACACGCTCGATCAACTGCGGCAAAAATTAGAAACCCGCACGACTGAAGAGTTTTTTCCTTTATCCCAACAAGTGTATGAATGGATAATTCAACCGATCGCTCCAGAATTGGAAAAACGCCAAGTCAAAAACTTAGTCTTTGTCTTAGATGGGGTACTGCGAAGTATCCCAATGGCGGTGCTGCACGACAAACAAAAGTATCTTATTGAGAAATATAACGTTGCTATCACACCGGGTTTACAATTATTAAACCCCCAACCTTTAGCACGCACCCAACTACGAACTATTGCTGGTGGACTGTCTGAAGCTCGTGGGGACTTTCCGCCATTACCTGCTGTAAAACAGGAACTAGACGAAATCAAGTCAACAGTTCGCCAAAGTCAAGTGCTGCTGAATCAGGAATTTACCACCGATGCTATTGAAAACGCTGTTAAGTCCTTGAATGCACCTGTGGTTCATCTAGCAACTCACGGTCAGTTTAGTTCTAGGGCAGAAGATACCTTCTTTTTGACTTATGATGGTGACGTCAATGTCAACGAGTTGAGTAACTTACTCAAAACCAGAGAAACCACCCAACGGGGTGCCATCGAGCTACTTGTCCTAAGTGCTTGCTCAACAGCTGCGGGAGACAAACGAGCGGCGTTAGGAATTGCTGGAGTCGCTGTCCAAGCTGGAGCACGCAGTACATTGGCATCGCTTTGGGTTGTAGAAGATGACGCGACTGCTCTCATTATGGGTGAGTTTTACAAGCAGCTAAACCAACCGAATATCTCTAAAGCAGAAGCCTTTAAGGGTGCTCAACTGAAGCTGTTAAAGAATCCTTTATACGAGCATCCCTACTATTGGGCACCTTTTATTTTAGTAGGTAATTGGCTCTAG
- a CDS encoding CHASE2 domain-containing serine/threonine-protein kinase: protein MLNRLQNILTNPVVVASVIAGILVVGFQRLGVLEPIELKAFDHMVQRRSALNPDPRLLIVAFTENDIQKLKQSSPNGNVLDTVLSKLERYQAKVIGLDFFRDVPVEPGHQKLLTRLKQSSRIVTICKLGSVREPAVPPPSGIESEAAGFADIIEDRDGAIRRNLLVVTPDPKSTCATPASLGLVVALQYLNIEPQFTPKGMELGKTVFQPIQADSGGYQNIDAQGFQILLNYRSESNVAQQVSFTDILSDRFNPSWVKNRIVLIGSTALSSQDVRDTPYSDGKQDNSGKMPGIVIHANKVSQILDAVSNKRPLFWFWSESEEILWTWIWTLVGGVLAWRIQHPLRLGLLTCTALGILLLSCFVIFIHAGWVPLAPPALGFLIAEAGIVTYTAFHNKQHKEKIALQIQEQKETISLLQALLRESGSRTTQAPTVIYYESLQNKLLNNRYKIAQVLGAGGFGYTYLAEDTHRPGNPTCVVKHLKPARNDDVFLEISRRLFKTEAEILEVLGKHDRIPQLMAYFEENQQFYLVQEYIEGHSLQEELTSGKCFDSAQAINFLKETLQVLIFVHAHGVIHRDIKPSNLMRRRKDERIILIDFGAVKQIQPQEPQENFTVAVGTVGYAPPEQFMGQPRLNSDIYALGMIAIQALTGTPAKHLERDSTTALVWRHLAQTTEELAAILDKMVSFDFHKRQQSAEEVLYSLQKL, encoded by the coding sequence ATGCTTAACAGGTTGCAAAATATACTAACAAATCCTGTAGTTGTTGCTAGTGTCATTGCAGGTATATTGGTGGTTGGTTTTCAACGGTTGGGAGTGCTAGAGCCAATAGAACTGAAGGCTTTCGACCACATGGTCCAAAGGCGTAGTGCGCTCAATCCAGATCCCCGCCTCTTGATTGTGGCATTTACCGAAAATGACATTCAAAAATTAAAACAGTCTTCACCCAATGGTAATGTTTTAGACACAGTCTTGAGCAAACTAGAGCGCTATCAAGCAAAAGTTATTGGTTTAGATTTCTTTCGTGACGTACCAGTGGAACCCGGTCATCAAAAGCTCCTGACACGCCTAAAACAGAGTTCGCGTATTGTTACGATCTGCAAACTTGGTAGTGTTCGGGAGCCGGCAGTACCACCTCCATCAGGTATAGAATCGGAAGCCGCAGGATTTGCGGATATCATAGAAGACAGAGATGGGGCTATTCGGCGAAATTTATTAGTGGTCACCCCTGACCCCAAGTCAACTTGTGCAACCCCAGCTTCCTTAGGATTGGTAGTGGCACTCCAATATCTAAACATTGAACCGCAATTTACGCCAAAAGGAATGGAACTGGGGAAGACCGTTTTTCAACCTATACAAGCTGATTCGGGTGGTTATCAAAATATTGATGCTCAAGGTTTTCAAATACTGCTGAACTACCGTTCTGAAAGTAACGTTGCTCAACAAGTCAGTTTTACAGATATACTGAGCGATCGCTTCAACCCCAGTTGGGTGAAAAACCGTATTGTCTTGATTGGCTCAACAGCACTCAGTTCCCAGGATGTTCGCGACACACCCTATAGCGACGGAAAGCAGGACAATTCTGGCAAAATGCCTGGAATTGTGATTCACGCTAACAAGGTCAGTCAGATTCTGGATGCCGTTTCCAACAAACGACCTTTGTTTTGGTTTTGGTCCGAGTCGGAAGAAATTCTGTGGACATGGATCTGGACTTTGGTAGGTGGAGTTTTGGCGTGGCGCATTCAGCATCCACTTCGTTTGGGGCTTTTAACCTGCACTGCCTTAGGAATACTGCTTCTAAGCTGTTTTGTTATCTTTATCCATGCTGGATGGGTACCGCTAGCACCTCCAGCTTTAGGGTTTCTTATAGCAGAAGCGGGTATTGTCACCTACACAGCATTCCATAACAAGCAGCATAAAGAAAAAATAGCACTTCAGATTCAAGAGCAAAAAGAAACCATCTCGCTATTACAAGCGCTTTTAAGAGAAAGTGGAAGTCGTACAACACAAGCACCTACGGTAATTTACTATGAATCCCTACAAAATAAACTACTCAACAACCGCTACAAAATCGCTCAAGTGCTTGGTGCTGGAGGATTTGGATATACCTATCTGGCTGAAGATACTCATCGACCTGGAAATCCTACGTGTGTAGTTAAGCACTTGAAACCTGCTCGAAACGATGATGTCTTTTTAGAGATTTCCAGGCGTCTATTTAAAACTGAAGCAGAAATTTTAGAGGTTTTAGGCAAGCACGATCGCATTCCGCAATTGATGGCTTATTTTGAAGAAAACCAGCAATTTTACTTAGTGCAAGAGTATATTGAAGGGCATTCTCTACAAGAAGAACTGACCTCAGGTAAATGCTTTGATAGTGCTCAAGCGATCAATTTTCTCAAAGAGACTTTGCAGGTCCTGATATTTGTTCACGCTCACGGTGTCATTCATCGAGATATAAAACCCAGCAACTTGATGCGACGCCGAAAAGATGAGCGAATCATTTTAATTGACTTTGGCGCTGTTAAACAAATTCAACCGCAGGAGCCACAGGAGAACTTTACAGTAGCTGTAGGGACTGTGGGTTATGCACCTCCAGAACAGTTCATGGGACAGCCAAGGCTAAACAGCGATATTTATGCTTTGGGAATGATTGCTATCCAAGCCTTAACTGGGACACCAGCCAAACACCTCGAAAGAGACTCAACAACAGCATTGGTTTGGCGACATCTTGCACAAACCACAGAAGAATTGGCTGCAATCTTAGACAAAATGGTGTCCTTTGATTTCCACAAGCGACAACAGTCTGCTGAGGAAGTTTTATACAGCCTGCAAAAGTTGTGA
- a CDS encoding filamentous hemagglutinin N-terminal domain-containing protein has translation MKPQLSKTCEISLCCLGGVFFSLLFSNAAISEIIPDTTLPENSIVTTEGNTRVIEGGTLRDGNLFHSFQEFSFSASTIDTTGDTAFFRNDAVVRNIITRVTGGLPSNIDGTIKANGSANVFFINPAGIIFGPNASLSIGGSFIASTANSLKFKDGTEFSANISGTTPLLTISVPIGLQFGANPGEIINQSQASLDGAVNTLGVPTGLQVPSSKTLALVGGTISLSDGNLTALNGRIELGSVDSNSYVSLNEVNTHYVLEYSGVQTFRDIQISGVTSGSLIDISGDGGIQVQGKNITLTDNSLIFSIATGSQASGNLIINASESVKLNGGSNIGTFAEGEGKAGDVFVKAFESVELEGTASGAPTFLGSQVCVLSAECGSVTGNGGNLTIDTKRLLVRDGASVDTSTFGVGNAGNILIKASSSVDVRGTSLDGSTISAISTQVAQNNSTDNPGNAGSLNIETQQLIVQDGAQILTVARKSGDGGNLTINATNSILLSGALQFATASLLDNNRSGLFVSAEEGATGSVGSLNLTTGVLTVENGARISADNLGSGLPGSSTLNVRQLRIQNGGEIKSGSFFDGDAGTLTVNATESVSIVGTGIIGNETIPSTLFSQSLASGRAGNLTINTPILSLSDRAELTVGAKGTGPAGNLTVNARSILLDNNSIITADTRSNDADPNQEQATINLRARDLILLRRNSKITSSASGTATGGNINIDTNNLVAVPRENSDIRANAQESFGGRVRIKTSGIFGIQFRQQDTPFSDITVSSAQGPEFSGSVEINTPDVDPNRGLVQLPTVVLNTPNLVASRCAAFDLEGSSFTISGRGGLPPSPDDPLSNDVVWTDTRLPATTAQQTREKPFAKPFSKPESEPIAIIPATAWVFNGKGEVTLISKTSSTNNLESTPSTCTRNFY, from the coding sequence ATGAAACCTCAGCTTAGTAAAACTTGTGAAATTAGTCTGTGCTGTTTGGGTGGTGTATTTTTTTCGCTATTATTCTCCAATGCAGCAATATCAGAAATTATTCCTGACACAACGCTCCCTGAGAACAGTATCGTTACAACTGAAGGCAATACTAGAGTTATTGAAGGTGGAACTCTTAGAGATGGGAATCTTTTTCATAGTTTTCAAGAATTTTCCTTTTCTGCGTCAACAATTGATACTACTGGAGATACGGCTTTTTTCAGAAATGATGCAGTAGTGAGAAATATCATCACAAGAGTAACAGGTGGTTTGCCTTCAAATATAGATGGCACGATCAAAGCTAATGGTAGTGCTAATGTATTTTTCATCAATCCTGCTGGTATTATTTTTGGACCTAATGCCAGTCTCAGTATTGGAGGTTCTTTTATTGCCAGCACAGCAAATAGCTTAAAATTTAAAGATGGCACAGAATTTAGTGCAAACATCTCTGGCACTACACCGTTATTAACAATCAGTGTACCGATAGGTTTACAATTTGGAGCTAATCCTGGAGAGATTATTAATCAATCTCAAGCCAGTCTAGATGGCGCAGTTAATACACTTGGCGTTCCTACTGGATTGCAGGTTCCAAGTAGTAAAACTTTAGCTTTAGTAGGCGGTACTATTTCCTTATCAGACGGGAATTTAACGGCATTAAACGGAAGAATTGAGTTAGGTAGTGTTGACTCTAATAGTTACGTTAGTCTCAATGAAGTTAATACACACTATGTTCTAGAATATTCAGGTGTTCAGACATTTAGAGATATTCAAATATCTGGCGTTACATCAGGTTCCTTGATAGATATTAGTGGTGATGGTGGTATTCAAGTACAGGGTAAAAATATCACTCTCACAGATAATTCTTTAATTTTTTCTATTGCTACAGGTTCACAAGCAAGTGGAAATTTAATAATTAATGCATCTGAGTCGGTAAAATTGAACGGAGGTTCCAATATCGGAACTTTTGCAGAGGGTGAAGGGAAAGCAGGAGATGTATTTGTGAAAGCCTTTGAGTCTGTAGAGTTAGAAGGAACTGCATCAGGTGCACCTACTTTCCTTGGCTCTCAAGTCTGTGTACTGTCTGCAGAATGTGGCAGCGTTACGGGTAATGGTGGTAATTTAACGATTGATACAAAAAGATTACTGGTTCGAGATGGAGCTAGTGTTGATACTTCAACTTTCGGTGTTGGAAACGCGGGAAACATACTGATAAAAGCATCTAGTTCTGTAGACGTCAGAGGCACTAGTTTAGATGGTAGTACCATCAGTGCTATCTCTACTCAAGTTGCCCAAAATAACAGCACAGATAATCCAGGAAATGCAGGGAGTTTGAATATAGAAACTCAACAATTAATCGTTCAAGATGGAGCGCAGATATTGACTGTTGCTCGTAAAAGTGGTGATGGCGGGAATTTGACTATTAATGCAACCAATTCCATTCTCTTGAGTGGAGCTTTACAATTTGCAACAGCATCCCTTTTGGACAACAATCGTAGTGGTCTTTTTGTATCAGCAGAAGAAGGAGCTACAGGAAGTGTGGGTAGCTTAAATTTGACGACTGGAGTGCTAACTGTTGAAAATGGAGCTAGAATTTCAGCAGATAACCTTGGTTCGGGTTTGCCTGGTAGTTCAACTTTAAATGTCAGGCAGTTGAGGATTCAGAATGGTGGGGAAATAAAATCAGGTTCTTTCTTTGATGGGGATGCGGGAACTTTGACAGTCAATGCGACTGAGTCCGTGTCTATCGTCGGTACTGGAATCATTGGAAATGAAACTATACCCAGCACTTTGTTCTCTCAATCTCTAGCTAGTGGTAGGGCGGGGAATTTGACAATTAACACTCCAATTTTAAGTCTCAGCGATCGCGCAGAACTAACTGTAGGTGCAAAGGGAACTGGTCCCGCCGGTAATTTAACAGTCAATGCTCGCTCTATTCTGTTAGACAACAACTCTATTATAACTGCTGACACTCGTAGTAACGACGCAGACCCAAATCAAGAACAAGCAACTATTAACCTACGAGCTAGAGATTTAATATTATTGCGTCGTAATAGCAAGATTACCAGCAGCGCCAGTGGCACTGCTACTGGTGGCAATATCAATATTGACACTAACAATCTTGTTGCTGTTCCACGGGAAAATAGTGATATTAGAGCCAATGCACAAGAAAGCTTTGGTGGTCGAGTAAGAATTAAGACTTCAGGTATCTTTGGCATTCAGTTTCGGCAGCAAGATACACCATTCAGTGATATTACCGTCAGTTCTGCTCAAGGTCCAGAATTCAGTGGCTCTGTAGAAATCAATACCCCCGATGTAGACCCCAATCGTGGATTAGTACAATTGCCGACAGTTGTGTTAAACACCCCAAACCTAGTTGCCTCTAGATGTGCCGCTTTTGACTTAGAAGGTAGTAGTTTTACCATCTCTGGACGCGGCGGTTTACCACCCAGCCCAGATGACCCCCTTAGCAATGATGTCGTTTGGACTGATACTCGTTTGCCAGCCACGACAGCACAGCAGACTAGAGAAAAACCATTTGCAAAGCCGTTTTCTAAACCAGAATCGGAACCCATAGCAATTATACCTGCTACTGCTTGGGTATTCAATGGTAAAGGGGAAGTGACGCTGATTTCCAAAACGTCTAGTACCAATAATTTAGAATCTACTCCCAGTACTTGTACAAGAAATTTCTACTGA
- a CDS encoding ShlB/FhaC/HecB family hemolysin secretion/activation protein → MSAQTLNTAQALQLKSEIGQTQPPPDIFRRPEEENPPLAPETPPIIPPPEKLFPSPPPTPQTEEAVPNDFAGTITVERFDVIGSSVFNRKQLTAVVKEFINKPITFAELLQASEAISQLYRNEGYITSGAFIPANQTFKVKGSVVTIQVIEGRLENIQVRGLKRLNPNYIRSRLEIATDKPLNVNRLLRALQLLQLNPLIGNISAELATGSTPGANVLDVRVTEAKTLSAQIAFDNNRSPSVGSFQRRIQLNQANLLGLGDGLNIAYTNTTGSNDVEARYTLPINPHNGTLEFSYNYTTSDVIEKPFDILDIEGTSQDFSLTLRQPIVETPNEEFALGLTASRRESEVDFLGDITGKRVGFPVPGSDEGNTRLSVLRFFQDWTKRSSRQVLAARSQFSFGLDVFNATTNDNAPDARFFSWRGQAQWVRLLAPDTIVLIRAEAQLADRALVPLEQFGLGGQRTVRGYRQDLLLTDNAFSASAELRYPILQAPQLGGVLQITPFVDYGTVWNSSGNSDSDPNNLVSVGLGLLWQSNRLNARFDWGIPLVSVDSRDEDSLQEKGLYFSIVYTQPF, encoded by the coding sequence TTGTCTGCACAGACACTAAATACAGCTCAAGCCCTCCAGCTAAAGAGTGAAATCGGTCAAACCCAACCTCCTCCAGATATATTCCGCCGACCGGAAGAAGAAAATCCGCCGCTCGCACCCGAAACACCCCCTATTATTCCACCCCCAGAAAAGTTATTTCCATCTCCTCCCCCAACTCCTCAAACGGAGGAAGCAGTTCCCAACGACTTTGCCGGAACCATTACAGTAGAACGCTTTGACGTGATTGGCAGTTCTGTATTTAACCGCAAACAATTAACTGCTGTAGTTAAAGAATTTATCAACAAACCCATTACCTTTGCTGAACTGCTACAAGCTTCCGAAGCAATTAGCCAACTCTACCGTAATGAAGGTTACATTACCTCCGGAGCTTTCATTCCAGCTAACCAAACCTTCAAAGTGAAAGGAAGTGTGGTCACAATTCAGGTAATAGAAGGTAGATTAGAAAATATACAGGTTAGAGGTCTGAAGCGGTTAAACCCCAACTACATCCGCAGCCGTTTGGAAATCGCCACTGACAAACCTCTGAATGTGAATCGATTGCTAAGAGCATTGCAACTGCTCCAGCTGAATCCGCTCATTGGAAATATATCCGCAGAGCTTGCTACGGGGTCAACCCCTGGTGCTAACGTGCTAGATGTTAGGGTGACAGAAGCAAAGACACTCTCTGCTCAAATTGCCTTCGACAACAATCGTTCTCCCAGTGTTGGTAGCTTTCAACGGCGAATCCAACTAAACCAGGCTAACTTGCTGGGACTTGGAGATGGTTTAAACATCGCCTACACCAACACCACAGGTAGCAACGATGTCGAAGCCCGCTATACCTTACCCATCAATCCTCATAACGGGACATTGGAATTTAGTTATAATTACACAACCAGTGATGTTATTGAAAAACCCTTCGATATATTGGATATTGAAGGAACCTCACAAGACTTTTCTCTGACACTGCGTCAACCAATAGTGGAAACCCCCAACGAAGAATTTGCCCTCGGACTGACCGCATCTCGCCGAGAAAGTGAAGTTGACTTTTTGGGAGACATCACTGGGAAACGGGTGGGTTTTCCCGTACCGGGATCTGATGAAGGAAATACTCGCCTATCAGTACTGCGGTTTTTCCAAGATTGGACCAAGCGCAGTAGCCGACAAGTGCTAGCCGCGCGATCGCAGTTTAGTTTTGGTCTAGATGTCTTCAATGCTACCACTAACGATAATGCACCGGATGCTCGCTTTTTTTCCTGGCGAGGACAGGCGCAGTGGGTACGACTTCTAGCTCCGGATACCATAGTCTTAATTCGTGCAGAGGCTCAATTAGCTGATAGGGCGTTAGTACCATTAGAGCAGTTTGGTTTGGGAGGACAACGTACAGTACGAGGCTACCGCCAAGACTTGCTGTTAACTGATAATGCCTTTTCTGCTTCTGCTGAGCTTAGGTATCCAATTTTACAAGCACCTCAATTAGGGGGTGTGTTACAAATTACTCCGTTTGTTGATTATGGAACTGTCTGGAATAGTTCTGGGAACAGCGACTCTGACCCCAATAACCTTGTTTCTGTAGGACTAGGGTTGTTGTGGCAGAGCAACAGATTAAATGCCCGATTTGACTGGGGTATTCCTCTAGTTTCTGTAGATTCACGTGATGAAGACAGTTTACAAGAGAAGGGTCTGTATTTTTCTATCGTTTATACCCAACCATTTTAA
- a CDS encoding tetratricopeptide repeat protein, producing MKKTILATGLLLNVSGLTATSALQSPQSTRVVENSLGKDANYFRHPDKSVGLDLAGILVAAGVIFALSSTVCVVCKALNPGKPSSNTTDSQYRKEDLPKATEDSTISDNTQIGSAAYLEIKQKDDQTLVQLNNAIRIHPQDAYLYTKRANFRHSNLGDKRGALEDYTQAINLLPENALFYLWRSQLYYEVGDRLKAMADYNTAIRLAPEDTMYHSFQSHATSGKH from the coding sequence ATGAAGAAAACAATCCTTGCTACAGGACTACTGCTGAATGTATCAGGGCTAACAGCTACAAGTGCTCTCCAATCTCCACAATCCACTCGAGTTGTCGAAAATTCTCTCGGTAAAGATGCAAATTACTTTCGACACCCTGATAAAAGTGTTGGGCTGGATCTCGCAGGAATACTTGTTGCTGCTGGAGTTATCTTTGCCCTTAGCTCAACTGTTTGTGTAGTTTGTAAAGCTCTCAACCCAGGCAAACCTTCTTCAAACACTACAGATTCTCAGTATAGAAAAGAAGATTTGCCTAAGGCTACGGAAGATTCCACCATATCAGATAATACACAGATTGGTTCTGCTGCATACCTTGAAATTAAACAAAAAGATGACCAAACGCTGGTTCAATTGAATAATGCTATTCGCATTCATCCCCAAGATGCTTACCTTTACACTAAACGGGCTAACTTTCGTCACAGCAATTTAGGAGATAAACGGGGAGCTCTTGAGGATTATACCCAAGCGATTAATCTCCTTCCCGAGAACGCCCTTTTCTACCTTTGGCGCAGTCAACTTTACTACGAAGTCGGGGATCGGTTAAAAGCAATGGCAGATTATAACACAGCTATTCGTCTTGCTCCAGAAGATACGATGTATCACTCTTTTCAATCACACGCAACATCGGGAAAACACTGA